One window of Anaerolineales bacterium genomic DNA carries:
- a CDS encoding c-type cytochrome — protein sequence MKRPELISRILIITGILLAVGAPLFLWARTPLIHARMAEDGGWNPDVIQAETGKPLHLKLTSDDVVHGFAVGQMDMQSVDILPGKVTEITLTFDKPGIYTFFCTRWCGLNHWRMRGTIEVTGGSDIITAGGSSEPASVPLYVSLDLDIDAPHDSPVIPNEKPSAMNGQLLGANLPIDQSLDYYLSHSPYQVFTDLSDTSLTESQKWDAVAYLWQSNTTPESLANGKELYAQNCAACHGENGAGDGVFADDLAEAGEASMQTMEGATDMVMQTPVDFTDPSRILGASPALLQGKILRGGMGTGMPMWGVIFTEEQIWDLIAYIYSFQFEYQK from the coding sequence ATGAAACGTCCCGAACTCATCTCACGCATCCTGATTATCACAGGGATACTCCTTGCCGTTGGTGCTCCATTGTTTCTTTGGGCGCGCACGCCTTTGATCCACGCCCGCATGGCGGAGGATGGCGGCTGGAACCCCGATGTGATTCAAGCAGAAACGGGCAAGCCCCTTCATTTGAAACTCACCTCCGATGATGTTGTGCATGGCTTTGCAGTCGGTCAGATGGACATGCAAAGTGTGGACATCCTCCCCGGCAAAGTCACCGAGATCACGTTGACCTTCGACAAGCCTGGGATCTATACCTTCTTCTGCACCCGTTGGTGTGGACTCAATCACTGGCGCATGCGCGGCACGATAGAAGTAACAGGCGGTTCGGATATCATCACCGCAGGGGGCTCATCCGAGCCTGCTTCTGTTCCCCTCTACGTTTCTCTCGACCTGGACATTGACGCTCCGCACGACTCGCCTGTTATTCCAAATGAAAAGCCATCAGCAATGAATGGTCAATTACTTGGAGCTAATTTACCAATCGACCAATCACTCGATTACTATCTTTCTCACTCCCCCTACCAGGTCTTCACCGACTTATCGGACACATCCTTAACCGAATCCCAAAAGTGGGATGCAGTTGCCTATCTTTGGCAATCCAATACCACACCTGAATCGCTTGCCAACGGAAAAGAACTCTACGCCCAAAACTGTGCGGCGTGTCACGGCGAAAACGGCGCGGGCGACGGCGTCTTTGCCGACGACCTTGCCGAAGCGGGCGAAGCCTCCATGCAAACAATGGAAGGCGCAACGGATATGGTCATGCAAACCCCTGTTGATTTCACCGATCCAAGTCGAATACTTGGCGCGAGCCCAGCATTATTGCAAGGGAAAATCTTGCGCGGTGGCATGGGAACAGGCATGCCCATGTGGGGCGTAATTTTTACTGAAGAACAAATCTGGGACCTGATTGCGTACATCTATTCGTTCCAGTTTGAATATCAAAAGTAA